In Vespula vulgaris chromosome 7, iyVesVulg1.1, whole genome shotgun sequence, a single window of DNA contains:
- the LOC127064960 gene encoding laminin subunit beta-1 encodes MMLDSSGKYLKMAGHFYWRIFTALFIFAIFLSTGSTEAQQTRDLRPTNRGSHPKRPHPCEQSSCYPATGNLLIGRKNRLTASSTCGLKGPERYCIVSHLKERKKCFFCDASFPKQQHNIENIVDGTNPRYWWQAENGIEYVTIRFDLEAEFHFTHIIIRFQTFRPAAMLIERSFDFGKTWKVYRYFAHNCEQSFPGIATHQPQSLTDVICETRYSGVAPSTGGEVIFRVLPRNLEIDNPYSIEVQNLLKITTLRINMTRLHTLGDDLLDYRPETGEKYYYAIQDMVIRGSCSCYGHASRCLPLPGVAQEENMVHGKCECTHNTKGLNCEKCEDFYNDLPWKPAVGKQTNACRPCNCNNHTSSCHFDETVYERSGRVSGGVCDDCQHNTRGQNCEQCKPFYYHDVTKDISHIEACQPCDCDLSGSLDDGICDSRTDPLSGDESGRCHCKANVEGRRCDRCKNGFWNFDSENPQGCQACTCNTLGTIDNQGCNMITGECTCKRYVTARDCNQCLPGYWGLSEDPEGCKPCDCDRGGSYENSCDVVTGQCRCRPHIIGRTCNQPEQGYYTGSLDFLIYEGELSKATDNCQVVIREPYRDGRNSTWTGIGFMKALQDSTLNFTIDGIRRSMWYDVIVRYEPVQSGTWEDVQIIIERDGPVDPNGLCANSKPEYDRLWVQLPYHSRNSVAQPFVCLEKDKQYNVIMQFGKFNSHIDTPTASILIDSIIVRPRIDTVPSFNDVGELRRQEYELCNQVLNDVNYIQNNLPDACKQYQNSIGYYVFEGAHPCQCNPTGSHSLFCHNYGGSCPCKVNVVGRRCDRCAPGTYGFSPAGCIPCDCDGVGALDNFCDVETGRCKCRPNTYGRTCGQCEPGFWNFPHCQRCQCHGHADNCDSRTGACINCRDSTTGHNCDRCIETFYGDPRIGVDIPCRACPCPGTLDSGHSYADSCSLDSVTHDVICECYEGYGGPRCEKCAENYFGNPEVPGGNCGPCECNNNTDLNLPGNCDPHTGRCLQCLYYTDGPNCQICKSGFYGDALKQDCKECNCDFLGSDRSFGPCDHRTGQCPCLPHVIGQRCDTCEENHWRIASGQGCDPCECDAVGSVSDKCNPFDGSCECRAGFGGRRCNECQTNFWGNPNIECTPCECNVIGSASQQCNRETGVCICHKGIGGEKCDQCDRGYHGEAPQCSPCGECFDNWDLTLDELKNKTNLVIEEASRIQKVGTTGVYSQEFDDMVNSLNQVRDLISNTSIKSQDLDELTNLAEELSKNISNSAKQLEEVDNMLENVSQRVNLGDVALKKLKNRTNSLHQGAMELKENATILQEENVQGALNVTQQMAEQSLQAEKMANDTSNVLADAERYRKHTENLLAKNSVSVNEAQERNSESLQKLSDKLNTLNEGMPELNLKMCGDNVTDCSNVCGGAGCGFCGGLSCDVGAITKANQALDVAKQQAAKIKSQKDEAEQLLRNMIQIKQDAVAARSNAQDAFNNALEARNRSDKITKSLSDTNKRIWSMLDEEQPTPTMVRDLANDILSKNIKLRPDEIKQLASRIKTIVGSLTDSDKILADTKDDLELAHILEERANHAKEAALKKQNETNEVVLLLTEAEKAQELAQAAIDTAQSDVAKSEKDLTDIAVLIKEAQTKANDTTDSVKALDARLKQLQTQSAKNAFILNKEIEVETLKVANEARVVDGKTKKLAEEYKKADEFLNYRVNKSKGDIQRAKKLLQRASELTADTSTKFKDLDGMESVYKDNERILTDLMAEIDSLTVEMVKHLAEIERKAQIYRQCTS; translated from the exons ATGATGCTCGACTCGAGCGGGAAATACTTAAAAATGGCAGGACATTTTTATTGGCGAATCTTCACtgcactttttatttttgcgatTTTCCTTTCAACAG gTTCTACAGAAGCCCAGCAAACAAGGGATTTAAGGCCAACAAACAGAG GATCACATCCCAAAAGACCACATCCTTGCGAACAAAGTTCTTGTTATCCTGCCACGGGGAATCTTTTGATTGGCCGAAAAAATCGCTTGACTGCTTCGTCTACTTGTGGTCTCAAGGGTCCAGAAAGATATTGCATCGTTTCTCATcttaaagaacgaaagaaatgcTTCTTCTGCGATGCGTCTTTCCCTAAACAACAGCACAATATTGAGAATATCGTTGACgg GACAAATCCGCGATATTGGTGGCAAGCTGAAAATGGAATAGAATACGTAACCATCAGATTCGATCTCGAAGCTGAATTTCATTTCACTCATATCATCATCCGTTTCCAAACATTCCGTCCCGCAGCTATGCTGATAGAAAGGTCTTTCGATTTTGGAAAAACTTGGAAGGTTTACAGATACTTTGCCCATAATTGCGAACAATCCTTCCCAGGTATAGCTACGCATCAGCCGCAAAGTTTGACCGATGTAATATGTGAAACGCGTTATTCCGGCGTAGCCCCATCCACTGGTGGCGAAGTAATCTTCAG AGTGTTGCCACGAAATTTGGAAATCGATAATCCGTATTCGATAGaagtacaaaatttattaaagatcACCACTCTCAGAATCAACATGACGAGATTACACACTCTAGGAGACGATTTGTTGGACTATCGTCCAGAGACAGGAGAGAAGTATTATTATGCTATCCAAGACATGGTGATTCGTGGATCCTGTTCGTGCTATGGACACGCATCGAGATGTCTTCCTTTACCAGGAGTGGCGCAAGAAGAAAACATGGTACACGGAAAATGCGAATGTACTCACAATACAAAAGGACTCAACTGTGAAAAATGCGAGGATTTCTATAACGATTTACCTTGGAAACCAGCGGTCGGTAAACAAACAAACGCGTGTAGACCTTGCAACTGTAACAATCATACATCTTCCTGTCACTTTGACGAAACAGTGTACGAAAGATCTGGTAGAGTTTCTGGCGGTGTATGCGATGATTGTCAACATAACACGCGTGGTCAAAATTGTGAACAGTGCAAACcattttattatcatgatGTTACTAAAGATATCTCGCATATTGAAGCCTGTCAAC CTTGTGATTGTGATCTTAGTGGGTCCTTGGACGATGGTATATGTGATTCCAGAACCGATCCTCTTAGCGGCGATGAGTCTGGCCGTTGTCACTGTAAAGCGAACGTAGAGGGTCGTCGTTGCGATCGTTGCAAGAATGGTTTTTGGAACTTCGATTCAGAAAATCCTCAAGGATGTCAAG CATGTACTTGTAATACTCTTGGTACCATCGATAACCAGGGTTGTAATATGATCACTGGCGAATGTACTTGTAAACGTTACGTTACTGCACGAGATTGTAATCAATGCCTGCCAGGATATTGGGGACTTTCCGAAGATCCCGAAGGATGTAAACCTTGCGATTGCGATCGTGGTGGATCGTATGAAAATTCTTGCGACGTTGTTACCGGACAATGTCGATGCAGACCACACATCATCGGTAGAACTTGTAATCAACCGGAACAAGGCTACTATACCGGCTCTCTagactttttaatttatgaagGTGAACTATCAAAAGCAACTGAC AATTGTCAAGTTGTAATAAGAGAACCATATCGCGATGGAAGAAATAGTACTTGGACGGGCATTGGATTCATGAAAGCCTTACAAGATTCAACTCtcaattttacgatcgatgGTATTCGTAGATCCATGTGGTACGATGTTATAGTACGTTATGAACCAGTGCAGTCAGGTACATGGGAAGatgttcaaataattattgaaagagACGGACCTGTTGACCCCAATGGTCTTTGTGCCAATTCGAAACCAGAATATGATCGATTATGGGTGCAATTACCATATCATTCAAGAAATTCTGTTGCTCAACCTTTTGTCTGCTtagaaaaagacaaacaaTATAACGTTATCATGCAATTCGGTAAATTTAATAGTCATATAGATACACCAACGGCATCTATATTAATTGATTCT ATTATTGTAAGACCAAGAATAGATACCGTACCTTCCTTCAACGATGTCGGTGAATTGCGTCGTCAGGAATATGAATTATGTAATCAAGTGCTTAACGATGTCAATTACATTCAGAATAATTTACCTGATGCGTGTAAACAGTATCAGAACAGTATCGGTTATTATGTCTTCGAGGGTGCACATC CATGCCAGTGTAATCCTACAGGATCGCACAGTCTTTTTTGTCATAATTATGGTGGCTCATGTCCTTGCAAAGTTAACGTAGTCGGTAGACGATGCGATCGTTGTGCTCCGGGAACTTATGGATTTAGTCCAGCAGGATGTATACCTTGCGACTGCGATGGCGTTGGTGCATTGGATAACTTTTGCGACGTTGAAACCGGACGATGCAAGTGTCGACCAAATACGTATGGAAGAACGTGTGGTCAGTGTGAACCAGGTTTTTGGAATTTCCCACATTGTCAACGATGTCAGTGTCATGGTCATGCAGATAACTGTGACTCTAGAACCGGAGCTTGCATCAATTGTCGCGATTCTACCACTGGTCACAATTGTGATCGTTGTATCGAAACCTTTTACGGTGATCCAAGAATAGGAGTGGACATACCGTGTAGAGCTTGTCCTTGTCCAG GTACATTAGATTCTGGTCACTCATACGCCGATAGTTGTTCCCTCGATTCTGTAACTCACGATGTAATTTGTGAGTGTTACGAGGGATACGGCGGTCCACGTTGCGAAAAGTGTGCTGAGAATTATTTCGGCAATCCTGAGGTACCAGGTGGAAATTGCGGACCTTGCGAATGTAATAACAATACCGATCTAAATTTACCTGGTAACTGCGATCCACATACCGGACGTTGTCTACAATGTCTCTACTATACCGATGGACCGAATTGTCAAATTTGCAAATCTGGATTTTACGGTGATGCACTTAAGCAAGATTGTAAAGAATGTAACTGTGATTTCCTGGGTTCCGATAGATCCTTTGGACCTTGCGATCATCGCACTGGACAGTGTCCTTGCTTGCCTCATGTGATCGGTCAACGTTGTGACACTTGCGAAGAAAATCACTGGAGGATCGCAAGCGGTCAAGGTTGTGATCCTTGCGAATGTGACGCTGTTGGCAGCGTATCTGATAA GTGTAATCCCTTCGATGGAAGTTGCGAGTGCAGAGCAGGTTTTGGTGGACGAAGATGCAATGAATGTCAAACGAATTTCTGGGGAAATCCAAACATCGAATGTACGCCATGCGAATGCAATGTAATTGGTTCCGCAAGTCAACAATGCAATAGAGAAACTGGTGTCTGTATTTGTCACAAAGGAATAGGAGGTGAAAAGTGTGACCAATGTGATCGTGGTTATCATGGCGAGGCACCACAATGTAGTCCGTGTGGTGAATGTTTCGACAATTGGGATTTAACATTGGACGAATTGAAAAACAAGACGAATCTTGTAATAGAGGAGGCTTCCAGGATACAGAAGGTCGGTACTACCGGGGTTTACAGTCAAGAATTCGACGATATGGTCAATTCTTTGAACCAAGTAAGAGATTTGATCAGCAACACTTCTATCAAGAGTCAAGATTTGGATGAGTTAACCAATTTAGCCGAGGAATTGAGTAAGAACATTTCGAACTCAGCGAAACAACTTGAGGAAGTCGACAATATGTTAGAAAACGTTAGTCAACGAGTTAATCTTGGCGATGTGgcattaaagaaattaaagaatagAACGAATAGTTTGCATCAGGGTGCTATGGAATTAAAAGAGAACGCTACGATATTGCAAGAGGAGAATGTTCAAGGTGCCCTAAATGTAACGCAACAAATGGCCGAGCAATCTCTACAAGCCGAAAAGATGGCAAACGATACAAGCAACGTGTTGGCTGATGCAGAGAGATATCGCAAACATACGGAAAATCTCTTAGCCAAAAACAGTGTGTCGGTTAACGAAGCCCAAGAAAGAAATAGCGAATCTCTTCAAAAATTAAGCGATAAGTTAAATACATTGAACGAAGGTATGCCCGAATTGAATCTTAAAATGTGTGGTGACAATGTCACCGATTGTAGCAACGTTTGTGGTGGTGCTGGATGTGGCTTCTGCGGAGGACTCTCTTGTGACGTTGGTGCGATAACCAAAGCTAATCAAGCTTTGGATGTGGCCAAACAACAGGCTGCTAAAATTAAGAGTCAAAAGGATGAAGCGGAACAACTATTGCGTAAT aTGATCCAAATCAAACAAGATGCCGTGGCAGCTAGATCGAATGCACAAGACGCATTTAACAATGCTTTGGAAGCACGGAATCGTTCCGACAAGATTACGAAAAGTTTATCCGACACTAACAAACGAATTTGGAGTATGTTGGACGAGGAACAGCCAACACCGACGATGGTGAGAGACCTAGCTAACGACATATTAAGCAAGAACATAAAGTTAAGACCTGATGAGATCAAACAATTGGCCAGTCGCATAAAAACTATCGTCGGTTCTCTGACTGATTCCGACAAGATTCTTGCCGACACAAAAGACGATCTAGAATTAGCTCATATTTTAGAGGAACGTGCTAATCATGCTAAAGAGGCAGCGTTAAAGAAAcagaacgaaacgaacgaagtcGTACTATTGTTAACAGAAGCGGAAAAGGCACAGGAATTGGCACAAGCTGCTATAGACACAGCTCAAAGTGACGTGGCCAAATCGGAAAAAGATTTGACCGATATAGCCGTGCTCATAAAGGAAGCTCAAACGAAAGCCAACGATACCACGGATTCCGTAAAAGCTTTGGACGCAAGATTGAAACAATTGCAAACGCAATCGGCCAAGAATGCTTTCATTTTGAATAAGGAAATCGAAGTCGAAACGCTCAAGGTTGCCAATGAGGCACGTGTCGTCgatggaaaaacgaaaaaattagcAGAGGAATATAAAAAGGCTGatgaatttttgaattatCGAGTAAATAAGAGCAAGGGTGACATACAGAGAGCTAAGAAATTACTTCAAAGAGCTTCCGAATTAACAGCTGATACGTCTACTAAATTTAAGGACTTAGACGGTATGGAAAGCGTTTATAAAGACAACGAGAGAATATTGACCGATCTCATGGCCGAAATAGATTCCCTAACCGTGGAAATGGTGAAACACTTAGCAGAGATCGAGCGAAAAGCACAAATCTACAGACAGTGCACCTCATAA